The following are from one region of the Pseudomonas putida genome:
- a CDS encoding sigma-54-dependent transcriptional regulator, translating to MRIHVSFIDRVGITQEVLALLGARNLNLDAVEMVPPNVYIDAPTLSPAVLEELHDALFEVHGVQSVDVVDILPGQRRHLQLDALLAAMSDPVLAVDSAGKVLLANPALIELCGRESAGRSVGELFGDPGLLQALLDNNFHLPMREMQLNGQSLLLDATPITNAGGLLTLYPPTRMGERLSALHHDHAEGFDALLGESPAIRTLKARALRVAALDAPLLVHGETGTGKELVARACHTVSSRHAAPFLALNCAALPESLAESELFGYAPGAFTGAQRGGKPGLMELANQGTVFLDEIGEMSPYLQAKLLRFLSDGSFRRVGGDREVKVDVRIISATHRDLERMVAEGSFREDLFYRLNVLNLQVPPLRDRGQDILMLAHFFMQQACTQIQRPPCRLTPATHSALLANPWPGNVRQLQNVIFRAAAICEGNLVDIGDLDIAGTSVARGQDGEVASLEQAVGDFERELLQRLYASYPSTRQLAGRLQTSHTAIAQRLRKYGIPGKT from the coding sequence ATGCGCATCCACGTCAGCTTCATCGACCGCGTCGGCATCACCCAGGAAGTCCTCGCCCTGCTCGGTGCCCGCAACCTCAACCTGGACGCCGTGGAGATGGTCCCGCCGAACGTCTACATCGACGCCCCCACCCTCAGCCCCGCCGTGCTCGAAGAACTGCACGACGCGCTGTTCGAGGTACATGGCGTGCAATCGGTGGACGTGGTCGACATCCTCCCTGGCCAACGCCGGCACCTGCAGCTTGATGCCCTGCTGGCGGCAATGAGCGACCCGGTGCTGGCCGTGGACAGTGCCGGCAAGGTGCTGCTGGCCAACCCGGCGCTGATCGAGCTGTGCGGCCGCGAATCGGCCGGGCGCTCGGTGGGTGAACTGTTCGGCGACCCGGGGCTGCTGCAGGCCCTGCTGGACAACAACTTCCACCTGCCCATGCGCGAGATGCAGCTCAACGGCCAGAGCCTGCTGCTGGACGCCACCCCCATCACCAACGCCGGCGGCCTGCTGACGCTGTACCCACCCACGCGCATGGGCGAACGCTTGTCGGCCCTGCACCACGACCACGCCGAAGGCTTCGATGCCTTGCTCGGCGAGTCACCGGCCATCCGCACCCTCAAGGCCCGCGCCTTGCGCGTGGCGGCGCTCGATGCGCCGTTGCTGGTGCATGGCGAAACCGGCACAGGCAAAGAGCTGGTAGCCCGCGCCTGCCACACCGTCAGCAGCCGCCACGCAGCGCCATTCCTGGCCCTGAACTGCGCCGCGCTGCCCGAAAGCCTGGCCGAGAGCGAACTGTTCGGCTACGCCCCCGGCGCCTTCACCGGTGCGCAGCGGGGCGGCAAGCCCGGGCTGATGGAGCTGGCCAACCAGGGCACGGTGTTCCTCGATGAAATAGGCGAAATGTCGCCGTACCTGCAAGCCAAGCTGCTGCGCTTTCTCAGCGATGGCAGCTTCCGCCGGGTGGGTGGCGACCGCGAAGTGAAGGTGGATGTACGCATCATCAGTGCCACCCACCGCGACCTGGAGCGCATGGTCGCCGAAGGCAGCTTCCGCGAAGACCTGTTCTACCGCCTGAATGTGCTCAACCTGCAAGTGCCGCCGCTACGCGATCGTGGCCAGGACATTCTGATGCTGGCGCATTTCTTCATGCAGCAGGCCTGCACGCAGATCCAGCGCCCGCCCTGCCGGCTGACCCCCGCCACCCATTCGGCACTGCTGGCCAACCCTTGGCCGGGCAATGTGCGCCAGCTGCAGAACGTGATATTCCGCGCCGCAGCCATTTGCGAGGGCAACCTGGTGGATATCGGTGACCTGGATATCGCCGGCACCTCGGTGGCCCGTGGCCAGGACGGCGAAGTGGCCAGCCTGGAACAGGCCGTGGGCGATTTCGAGCGCGAGCTGCTGCAACGCCTGTACGCCAGCTACCCCTCGACGCGGCAACTGGCCGGGCGCTTGCAGA
- a CDS encoding DUF5064 family protein: MAQYQPGHVHIERTALNKNDHSYDLNIEYEAASDPKEGRGIQFKMHGSIEGKPVEEKFFLAKDQVLPSFLMLLTRKAQSYLTPPKKFENLSSPHKLYDHMFADIREKLDVKSGDPIKPEHLE, translated from the coding sequence CACCGCGCTGAACAAGAACGACCACAGCTATGACCTGAACATCGAATACGAAGCCGCGTCGGATCCCAAGGAAGGCAGAGGTATCCAGTTCAAGATGCACGGCAGCATCGAAGGCAAGCCAGTCGAAGAAAAGTTCTTCCTGGCCAAGGATCAGGTGTTGCCCAGCTTCCTCATGCTGCTGACCCGCAAGGCACAGTCGTACCTGACCCCACCGAAGAAATTCGAGAACCTGAGTTCGCCGCACAAGCTTTATGACCATATGTTCGCGGACATTCGCGAAAAGCTGGATGTGAAGTCGGGCGACCCGATCAAGCCTGAGCATCTGGAGTAA